In the genome of Mytilus edulis chromosome 3, xbMytEdul2.2, whole genome shotgun sequence, one region contains:
- the LOC139516231 gene encoding thyrostimulin beta-5 subunit-like: MAVNHWIFLVFVVSSYLQHTSVSGSFDFDSMLACFRREYNFRATKPFITRHGLVLPCSDIITVYSCYGRCDSSEIADYKIPYKISNHKVCTYGDVQKRTVTLTNCHPLHPDPTYEVFDATFCSCKSCSSDSTSCENLNG; this comes from the exons ATGGCTGTTAACCATTGGATCTTTTTGGTATTTGTTGTATCTTCATATCTTCAACATACATCTGTATCCGGATCCTTTGATTTTGATTCGATGTTGGCTTGTTTCCGAAGAGAGTATAATTTCAGAGCTACCAAACCGTTTATAACTCGTCATGGACTCGTTTTGCCATGTTCTGATATTATAACAGTTTATTCCTGCTATGGCAGGTGCGACTCTAGTGAG ATTGCAGATTACAAGATTCCATATAAAATAAGCAACCACAAAGTATGTACTTATGGAGATGTACAGAAACGGACAGTAACATTAACCAATTGTCATCCCTTACATCCGGATCCGACCTACGAAGTATTCGACGCCACGTTCTGTTCTTGTAAAAGCTGTAGTTCTGACAGCACAAGCTGCGAAAATCTAAATGGATAG